Genomic window (Paenibacillus sp. 37):
CGGGATGAAACGCAAATTGATGACGGTCAACAGCAATATGGTCGATGCGACCATCAGCGTTGCCCAAAGTAGCCTCACAGTGCCACTGGATCAATTGTATATCATGATGATGAACCACTGGAGACATGTGAGTGATAACATGATATATGATTCGTATAACCGTCGTTAGAGAGGTCAGAATGTCCAAAAGTCTTCAGAATGGAGGAATATAGATGATGCATGGTAATCCAACACGCACGATTCTACTTCCGGATGGAACTGCCCTGCCTGCGATAGGGCAAGGCACATGGAACATGGGAGAGAAGCAATCCAGCCAAGAAGAAGAAATACGGGCACTGCGTTCCGGTATTGAACTGGGAATGACCGTGATTGATACGGCGGAGATGTATGCAGAAGGTGGGGCAGAAGTTGTTACGGGAAAGGCCATCTCGGGCCATCGTGACGAAGTTTTTCTCGTATCCAAAGTGTATCCCCATCATGCGGATCGCAAGCAGATGATTACGGCCTGTGAGCGCAGTCTTACGCGTCTTGGTACAGATCGTCTGGATTTGTATTTGCTCCACTGGCGCGGGGGAGTGCCACTCGAAGAAACGGTTCAGGCCTTGGAGCAGTTGAAGCAATCTGGTAAAATCCTTCGCTGGGGTGTATCGAATCTGGATACAAGGGATATGCAGGAGTTATGGAGTCTGCCGGAGGGGTCTCAGTGCATGGTGAATCAGGTGCTTTACCATGCAGCTTCGCGTGGTATCGAACATGATCTGCTTCCCTGGATGCGCGAACGTAGCGTTCCTGTTATGGCGTATTGTCCACTGGCACAGGGCGGCAGACTTCGAAGTGAATTGTTGGAGCATCCCGTCATTCAGGAGATTGCGCAGGATCGAGGAGTTACGACTTCGCAGATCGCATTAGCCTGGGTGATCAGGGACGGAGATGTGCTGGCGATTCCCAAAGCGGTACAGCTGAATCATGTGGCAGACAATGCAGCAGCAGTGAATATCGTTTTGACACAAGAGGAACTCGCCCGTTTGAATGAGGCATTCCCTGCACCTAAAGGCAAAGTACCTCTAGATATCGTGTAGCTGGCTCTTTTTATGGGATAAGCATATGAATAAGATAACAATACGATTAATAATGTTATGCAGAGCAGATCTTCACGATCTGCTCTTTTTTTTGTATGGATATCAATAGCGGAAGCTTGCCCTTCGATTAAGCGAATATATATTTTAACAAATGGGCTTTACAACACTATTTCACTAGTGTACTATGTAACTAACACACCAGTACAGAGAGGAGCGAGTGCTTTGTGACTATGGAATTTGATAACAACTTACCAATATATCTGCAGATTATGCAGTACATCAAGAGACAGATTGTAACCGGGACACTTCAGGCAGGTGACAAAATCCCTTCGGTTCGTGAACTAGCGGCTGAATTACAGATCAATCCCAATACAGTACAACGGACATTTCAGGAACTGGAGCGAGAAGAAGTGGTCGAAACCAAACGGGGCTTGGGCAGATATGTAACCAGTGAGGAGCGGAAGATTATGACGATCAAAAAAGAGATGGCCGGTGAATTGCTGGAACGCTTTCTGACCGGAATGCAGGAACTGGGGATTGAAGAGCAGGATATCTTATCGATCGTAGCCGATGCCGTTGCGGAAGGAAAGGGAGGAAAAACGCATGAGTAACATTCTTGAACTGAACCAGATTAACAAGACATATGGCAGTAAGAAAGCGCTCAGTAATATCACATTGGATATTGCTCCTGGCCGAATCGTAGGTTTGCTGGGTAGCAACGGCAGTGGCAAAAGTACGCTCATGAAACTGGTTGCAGGTTTGCTGCATCCGAGCAGTGGAACGATTCAAGTCACAGGTAAGCCTGTTGGGCTGGAGACGAAGTCACTGGTTTCATTTATGCCGGATCGTCCATTAACCGAGAAGTGGATGAGAGTGCGGGATGCGATTTCGTACTACCGCGATTTCTATGCTGATTTTGACGAGGAGAAGGCACGGGAGATGCTCGATTTCATGAACCTTGTCGAGAGTGATCGGGTGCGGCATCTATCCAAGGGTATGAATGAACGACTGCAACTAACACTGGCGCTATCCCGTAAGGCTCGTCTGTATCTACTGGATGAACCGATTGGCGGAGTAGATCCGGTTGCGCGTGGCAAGATTCTGGATGCGATCGTCAAATTCTATGATGAAGACAGCAGTCTGATCATTTCCACACATCTGGTGAATGATATCGAACGGATTTTTGATGAAGTGGTCTTCATTCGTGAAGGTCAGCTGGTGATGCGGGAAGAAGTGGAAACGCTCCGTCTGAAATATGGGAAAAGTGTGGATGAGATGTTCAAGGAGGTCTATGCGGAATGATGACATTATTGAAGTATGACTTTAGAAGGAACTGGAATACACTGCTGGCCGGGCTGGTTATTTTGATTATTGCGCAAGTGGCGCTTTCCCTTTTCATGTCTGAGGTCGCAGGGGTTGTGCTTGGCATTATGGGTTATGTTGGGGTAGGTGTGGCTGTTTATGTGAAAATGATCAAAACATACACGTCCAATATCCGCTCTTATAATCGCCGTCTTTTACCCGTAACGGGCCTATCCCATGTGTTGTCTCCTTTGATCTTTGGAGCTCTTTGCGGGTTGGGATTAGTTATTATATTTACGACTCATGCCTACATCTATATCTCAATAAAACTCCGAATGAACGTGGTTACCAATATTGATCTTTCGGGTCTGCATGTTTCGGATTATGTTAGTTTGTTACTGTTTATTGCTTGGGTTATGGTATTCATGACTGTCATCATCTTCCTTTCGATCTCGATTGCAGGCAGCTTCCGTTGGAGAACTGGACCATGGATCGGAATCGTTGCATTCTTGGTCCTCGTTAATCTGATTGGCTGGTTGGAGAATATAATTACGACAGGACGCTTCAGTCCAAATGAGATGTTCCGTTACACCGAAGAAAGTACAGGTATTGCAATCACAGCCAATGGCGTATTATGGTCGGACGGTATGTGGGGGAGTATTGTATTTGAAGTCATCGTAGCAGTTATCTTGGTGTGGGCTACCATTTATCTGAACAACAAAAAAGTTGAAGTCTGATGACAGGATAACTTGAACGTGATGCGGGCAACCAGGGTTGCTCGTTTTTTTTTACATCCAGTGATGATCCGATTTTTGAATCCAACCCCATTAATTGTACGTAAATATAGATATAATGTGTGTACGATGTGAGACTGGGTTAAAGAGAACGAAAGGGGATATGTAAGGGAAAGGAGAACGTATTATGGAACTATACTTCAGGGATAATTTTTTTAACGCGGGTTACACCGAGATTATGAATCCGAATCAGGAACAGGCAGGACATCTGGATTTGAAAAGTGTTTTTGGTTCTTCGCTCGATGTATCCGATAACTCGGGATTGGTCTGTAGCGGCAAATTCCGCATGTTAACCAATCGTTGGGATATCACTGCAGCCGATGGGAGACATCTGGGAGTATTGCGAGCGAGGTTTAGTTTCTTTAGCAAAAAGTATGAGTATGATGCCGGATCGCGCGGTACGTACGATGTGTCTGCTCCGGCATTCTCGCAGGAATATGATATCAGTGGAAGTGGTGGACGCATCGTGGCAAGTTTCCGTCGCACCAGCGGCTGGTTTAGTTCAGGGGCATTTGTATTGGATAACCAGTCGGACCAACTGGACACATATGAATTAATTGCAGTGGTCATGGGAGTGCATGCGATTAACAAGAGACGAAATTCAGCTGCCAGCAGTGGTGGGACCTAGTCAGGCTCATGCACAGCAAAAAGGTTTGGATGAGATCATCCAGACCTTTTTGTATACGGGTTTGTTTTTGAGCAAAGGGCTAGGGTTAACCGACTTTTACGAAATCAATGACCATCGGCTTTTGCGAGCGGTTTTTCCTCGGGTTGGCGGTGCTGAACTTCATTGGAGTATTCGGCATGTTTATCAGGCTCTTTTTCCGCATAACGGGCCAATGCCTTGGCAGCTGTTTCGGACATTCGCTCCCGCATCACTGTGTGGTCAGCAAATCGAACCCGTTTACCGAGAAAACGCATTTTGGATAAGACGTAATCCATCTCATTCCGCGGGACGGTCAGCTCGATCCGATATGTCTGCTTGGTTTCCATGTACTCGACCTGTTTCTCGAAGCAGGAGAAGGCATAGAGGATTCGGGACAGCTCCTGATTGAACTCAGGCAATACTTCGATGGTGATGGTCGTTTTACGCTTCTCTGTTATCGCAGCAATTCGGGCACTGTAGCCTGAAGCGCTATCCGGCTCAACCGGTTGGGCTTCCACGGTAACGATGCTGTGCAGCTTGGTAGACATGAGTTTGTCGAAGCGAGGCGCGTACCAGAGCACGTACCATTCTTTTTTGACCATGGAATACTCCAGTTTATACGGGAAACCAAATTCATCCTGGCTTGTGCGTCCATTGCGGACGCGGCCTGTCATTCGAAATCCCTGATGATGCAGAATGATTAGTCGTAACTGTCTGAGGAGTGGATGAGAGACACTGTTTTCCTCACTTTTGGCTTTTTCGGTCAGGTAATCCTGAAGGTTCAGGTCCTGCTCACCATTTAACATGTTGTGCATTTTATCCAACGTTACAGCGCTCAGGGCTTCTCTTGCGGCAGGGTGATTCAGCATCATGCGAAGCCAGGCCCGTTCCTGTGAGGTCCAGGTGAACAGTCCGGTTTCATTCAGTCGGGTCATCATCTGGTAATTGAACATCTTCTCGAACAGGTTCATAATATCCCGCAATCTCCTTCCATTCCTTGATCATCTCCTGGCGTAGTCTCTGAGGTGCGATGATTTCGCAGCTTGAGCCAAAACTTCGTAACCACGGTTTGATCTCGGTGGTACCGTTGACCTGGATTTCGTAGAGAAAGGTATGATCCGTTTCGGGTATGATCTTGCCCCATTGACCTTGCAGACGAACCCGATCCAGAATGAAGTTGCGCTGACCACGCTCCGGGTGGAAAAAGCGAGCTTGAACCGTCACGGTATTCCCCGTATCTACCAGCCAACTGTAGCGACTGATGTCAGTCCACTGCTGCTTCAACTCGAGCATGTATTCCTCTTCTACAGAATCCTCTTCCTCCAGTTGGGTTATGCCTTCCATGCGGAATTTCACGAAGCCGCGGCGACCCTGATATCCAATGACATACCAACGACCATACTGATGGTCATAAATCACTTCAAGGGGCACGATCCGGTTGGATCGTCCGCCTGCCTCCCGTTCAAAGCGTGGATTCGTATTCTGTGAACTGTAGCTGGATGGTTTTTTCGGTGAATAGTATAGGAACTGCACACGCTTGCGCTGACGAATCGCACTAAGCAGCGTGTAGAGATGAGCTTCGTCCAGGATACGAGAATAATAGTGATACTTATAGATATAGGGTTCGGTCGCTTCTTCTTGAGGAAAACTTGCCGTAATGGCTTTCTTCAGACTATCCCGCAACAAGTAACCTTGGACAGAAGGAACCTGGGTGTTCGCCATCATATCCACAAAATCATACAACTCCAGCTGTTCCTCCACTGTTAATTCGGTAAGGACATCCTGTTGCAAGGCATATCGATACGGTCTGCCACCAGGCTCTTTTCGTATAACCCCAACCTCTTCCAAATACTTCAGGTCGGAGCGAATGGTTTTCTCGTCAGGTAACGCCAGATCTTCCGGCAGATCAGCACAGCAGGCGTCAAGTAATTCCATTGCGGTCAGGGCTGTATCCTGTAGGGTATGCAAAAGGACAGAAAGGCGCTGAACTTCAGTCTCTTTCATCGACTTGGCGCGGAAGAGGAAGAGCAGCATGGGCTCTGCAGATTCTCCGTACTGGAAACGAACGAGGTCAGCTATTTCCCGACTTGCTTCGGCACCTGAACGTTGATCAGCGACGGTCTGCATGATTTCTTTTAACCGACGATTGGTTTTATCAAAGGTATGTACGGATATGCCAAGCCGTTCGGCGTACTGTTTGCGGTTATACGCACCGCTTGTTAGGGATAACATGCGTAAGAACTGAATTTCTTTGTCAAAACTCTCTCTTGCCATGAACATTCACTCCTTGTTATCCCTTCATTGTAGCAGGAAGAGTGGCGGGTTTCATTTAAACTTGTGAAGATTGACTCAATTTCAGAAAATGATTCGTCGCCATACTTTCGCCATGTTCGCGTGCAGATGTGTGAGGCATAATGAGGATGTGAAGCGGGGCAGCAACAAGCACTGTGGATCAAGGTTCCGAGGCGCCAGGGAGGGTTACTTCGACTGTTAATCGACCAGGTCGTTGGTTCGAATCCAATCGCCGCCGTTCATGGCGGTGTAGCTCAGCGGTAGAGCGGGTATTATACCTTCCCACCTTTTTCCTCGGAACATTTTATTATTAAAGTACAGCCATTAGACTCACACCAGGAGGTCATGAGTGATGAGCAGAGCGAAACAATTATTTAATCAACCTCAGCCAACGACACGTAATCATGGGGGCTACGGAGCCTATGAGCGATTGGTGGAGGAACAATATATACAGATGTTGATGACCAATACATTGAACAATACGTTCTATACCGATACCCAGCAACTGATGGACGACGCGATGGTCAGTCATCAGGAGATGGCTGAGGTGGATGTAGGGTTTATGGCGAGGGCTCTGGTCTATGCTCGTAATGAAGGTTTGATGCGGTTACAGCCTTTATATGGTCTGGCACTATTGTCCAAAGCGGATGTGGATCAGTTTGCCAAGGTGTTCTCCCAAGTGGTACAGACACCGGCTGATCTGGCTGATTTTCTGACTATTCTGAGAGGATTGGGGCGGGGGCAGGGCGGCCGAGCGGTGAAGCGTCAGGTGAGTCTCTTTTTGAACGGGATCAGCGAATACTGGGCGATCAAATACAACGGACACGGGCGAGGATACAGTCTGGGGGATATGATCGCTACAGCACACCCCAAGCCGATTGATATGAAGCAGCAAGCCTTGTTTCGTTATTTGCGCGGGCATGAGGTGGATCTTACGGAACTGCCGCAGTTGCAAGCGCTGGAAGAACTGAAAGCTACGCCCAACCCCGCAAGCCGGATGCATCTGATCGAGAAAGGTAAACTGCCGTATTCGGTGGTCACATCGATCATGCAGCCGACACGTACGGTATGGGAGGCGTTGATGTCCCAGATGCCAGCCTTTGCATTGTTGCGCCATCTGAATGCAATGGATCGAGCGGGAGTTTTTGAAAAATCGAAAAATATCGATTACGTAACAGGTCGTTTAACGGATGCAGAAGCCCTGCGTAAGTCGCGCATATTGCCATTCCGTTTCGCCAGTGCGTATGAAATGATTGCGAGGGAAGAGCTGCGGGATGCTTTGCGACAAGCGGTAGAGCTATCCATTGGCAACCTGCCAACGCTGCCGGGAAGAACGGCTATTTTCCTGGATCGTTCCGGTTCCATGCAAGGGGATTATTTACGGATTGGTTCGGTGCTGGCACTGGCGCTTTACAAACAAACAAGAGGTAACGCACTGTTCTGGTTATTCGACCATATGGTTGAGGATGCTCGTCCCAAGATGGATGAGAGCATCCTTTCCCAAGCTCACCGGATTCGCGCACAAGGTGGAACAGACACGGGGCGGCCTGTACGCGAGCTTCGGGATATCGGAGAGAAAGTGGATCAGATCATGATGATCACCGATGAACAGCAGAATGAAGGCAGCCCGTTATATGCCGAGCTTGAGCGATATCGCCGGATGATGAATCCGGAGTTGAAAGCATTTATTGTGGATATAGCACCTTATCGGCAGGCAATGGTACCGCCACGGGATGGCAAAACCTTTTACATCTACGGTTGGAGTGAAACGGTATTGACGTATATTGCCGAGACTGTGGCCGGATATGATACACTTGCGAACCGGGTGAGAGCGATGGAGATTTAATTGTGGGGATTTGGAGGCGGCTGACTATGACCTACGTTCATGAAGAAATGAGAGATACGATTAGACAACAACTGAAGCAGATTGAACAGGAGGAGCAGGTACGGATCATCTATGCGTGTGAATCGGGCAGTCGAGCGTGGGGATTTCCTTCCCAGGACAGCGATTATGATGTGCGTTTTCTGTATGTAAGACCACTGGAATGGTACTTGTCGATTGAGGATAAGAGGGATGTGATCGAACGTCCAATAAGTGATCAGCTCGATATCAATGGTTGGGATCTGCGCAAGGCGTTGAAGCTGTTTCGCAAATCAAATCCGCCACTCTTGGAGTGGCTGCAATCCCCGATTCAGTATGATGAAGAGTATGGCGTGGCACAGCATATCCGTGCACTGTCGCCTTTGACCTTCTCGCCCAAGTCCTGCATGTATCATTATCTGAATATGGCAAAGGGGAACTTCCGCGATTATTTACAAGGTGAGCAGGTGAAGATCAAAAAGTATTTCTATGTTCTACGTCCATTGCTCGCTTGTGGCTGGATTGAACGTTATGATGCGATGCCACCGATGGCATTTGAAGAGCTGGTGCAAGAACTTGTACCTGCGACTACACCGCTGTATACGGAGATTCATGAATTGCTGCGCCGGAAAAAGGCGGGCGAGGAACTGGATCTGGAGCCGCAGTTGCCAGCAATACAGGCTTTCTTAGCCGAGAAGATGGAGCATTTTGAACGACTGGCTGGCCAGATGGAGAATGAGCAGATTATTCAATTTGAAGAATTGGACCGGATTTTCCGTTTGGCATTGCAAGAGGTGTGGGGGAACAATTAGGGCTTGATAACAACGGAAATCATAAAAGAGAATTAATTGAATAAAAGGAGGAGAACGGATGCATTTGATCTTGAAAGCAAGCGGCGCTGACGCGGGGATTGTATCCCATTTGTTAGCGAAGAACCCGCTGAATATATATGACCGCGTAGACAAAGGCGTACGTGTAAGAATGGTGTACACCACCGCTACAGAGAACGAAACGGAAGTGCTGATTCATGCCGAGCCTGATCCTGTGGATCTGGTCAGAGGCACACCTGATGGATATGACATTACGCAATATATCAATGATCGTGAGTTCGTGACCAGCAGCCTGTTCTGCTCCTACATACGTGGGGCGTTAGGAACGGCCCTGAATGGCAAGCCCAAGGAAGGCTATGTGCAATGGGTAGGTCACTCTTTCGAATTGGAACTGACCTTTGGACCGGTGGCATCCGACCTGCCGGATCGGGTTGTGGAGGAATTATTCTCGCCATTGGGATACGCAGTTTCGATGGAACGTGGAGAGCTGTCTTATTCCTTTGATCTGAAAAATAAAAGCACAGTTCGCCATATCACCTTGCGTGGTCGTAACACGGTACAACATGCATTGCGTCAGCTTTTTCTGCTGATTCCAGTGCTGGATAATTACAAACACTATTTCATCAGTGAAGATGAGATCGATAAAATCAAACGTTACGGTGAAGGGTGGCTGGATGCTCATCCACTGAAAGAGCTCATTGTGAAGCGTACGCTTCGTTTTGCCGAATTGATCCGGCAGTATGAGCGACAAGAGGGTGCCTTGTCTGCGTCTCTTGGACAGGAGAGAGAAACAGGTCACACCTCAGACACGGTTATTCAGGAGAATAACGTGGGACATCAGGAAGACAGAGAACAAGATCAACGTGAGTCCGAGTCCGTTAGCAATGGCGTACAATCAGAAACTCCTGTGCGGTTAAACGAGTTGCGTTATCGAGCGATTACGGATGTGGTGTCAGCGTTGCCAGTCAAACGAAGCATTGTGGATATGGGAGCGGGTGAGGGCAAGCTGTCCGCTCGTTTGGCGTTCGTTCCCGGTGTGGAATCGATTCTGGCCGTTGAACCTTCCGGTCAGTCGCGGCTCCGGGCCATGGAGCGCTTCGCGAAGCTGGAGGGTCGTTCTGGAGTGGTGGCTATGCCGGAGCCGATCATCGGTTCACTTTTTTATTTTGACGAGCAGATGCAAAACCAGGACGTCATGATCCTGTGCGAAGTGATTGAGCATATTGAGGAATACCGTCTGAACAGAATTATGGATACAATCATGAACGAATATCAGCCAGAAGTGCTGCTAGTTACTACGCCAAACAAGGAATATAACGAAGTGTACGCAATGGAGCAGGAAAGCTTCCGTCACCATGACCACCGTTTTGAGTGGACCCGTGCGGAGCTGGCTATCCGGTGTGAGGAATGGACGCAACAGGGGAGCTATGGCTACGAGATTAAGGGCATTGGTGAGAATGCAGAAGGCTATGGACAACCTACCCAACTGGTCATTTTTGAGCGGAGAAAGGAGAGTCAATCATGAGGAGAAAAATGAGACCAAACGAAATCTCGGATGAAGGCAGAGAACGTCAGGATCGGAAAAGTGTGACGGAGGAAAGACAGCGTGAGATTCGTCTACCCCACGCAGGCATTGTCGTTCTCGTCGGCCCATCCAACAGTGGCAAAAGTACGTTGCTGGATCGTCTCGTTGAAGAAAGCGTCATTCGGCGCACGGAAGCCGTCTCGTCCGATCAATTCCGCATGCTGGTTGGAGATGATGAGTATGTGGATTGGAAACACCGTCCCCGCAGTGAAGCGGATGTGATCTATGCCGAGTATCAGCAAGTATCGGCCAAAGCCTTTGAAGCGATGGAGGCGATGCTCGCAACCCGCTGTCGTCTGAACAAGCTGACCTGGGTGGATGCGACACATCTGTATCCAGAGGATCGGGAGCGACTGATTCAGGTGGCAAGAAAGGCTCATGTGCCTGTGATTGCTGTTGTGCTGGATATTCCGGAAAAAGAACTGCTGGAACGTGATGCCCAGCGGGAGTATCCGCGTGGACGTCAACGGGTGAAACAACAGGTGCAGCAGTTCAAGCGCACATTACGCTCGATCCGTGAGGATGGCTTT
Coding sequences:
- a CDS encoding aldo/keto reductase — translated: MHGNPTRTILLPDGTALPAIGQGTWNMGEKQSSQEEEIRALRSGIELGMTVIDTAEMYAEGGAEVVTGKAISGHRDEVFLVSKVYPHHADRKQMITACERSLTRLGTDRLDLYLLHWRGGVPLEETVQALEQLKQSGKILRWGVSNLDTRDMQELWSLPEGSQCMVNQVLYHAASRGIEHDLLPWMRERSVPVMAYCPLAQGGRLRSELLEHPVIQEIAQDRGVTTSQIALAWVIRDGDVLAIPKAVQLNHVADNAAAVNIVLTQEELARLNEAFPAPKGKVPLDIV
- a CDS encoding GntR family transcriptional regulator, with product MTMEFDNNLPIYLQIMQYIKRQIVTGTLQAGDKIPSVRELAAELQINPNTVQRTFQELEREEVVETKRGLGRYVTSEERKIMTIKKEMAGELLERFLTGMQELGIEEQDILSIVADAVAEGKGGKTHE
- a CDS encoding ABC transporter ATP-binding protein, which codes for MSNILELNQINKTYGSKKALSNITLDIAPGRIVGLLGSNGSGKSTLMKLVAGLLHPSSGTIQVTGKPVGLETKSLVSFMPDRPLTEKWMRVRDAISYYRDFYADFDEEKAREMLDFMNLVESDRVRHLSKGMNERLQLTLALSRKARLYLLDEPIGGVDPVARGKILDAIVKFYDEDSSLIISTHLVNDIERIFDEVVFIREGQLVMREEVETLRLKYGKSVDEMFKEVYAE
- a CDS encoding WYL domain-containing protein; this translates as MNLFEKMFNYQMMTRLNETGLFTWTSQERAWLRMMLNHPAAREALSAVTLDKMHNMLNGEQDLNLQDYLTEKAKSEENSVSHPLLRQLRLIILHHQGFRMTGRVRNGRTSQDEFGFPYKLEYSMVKKEWYVLWYAPRFDKLMSTKLHSIVTVEAQPVEPDSASGYSARIAAITEKRKTTITIEVLPEFNQELSRILYAFSCFEKQVEYMETKQTYRIELTVPRNEMDYVLSKMRFLGKRVRFADHTVMRERMSETAAKALARYAEKEPDKHAEYSNEVQHRQPEEKPLAKADGH
- a CDS encoding helix-turn-helix transcriptional regulator yields the protein MARESFDKEIQFLRMLSLTSGAYNRKQYAERLGISVHTFDKTNRRLKEIMQTVADQRSGAEASREIADLVRFQYGESAEPMLLFLFRAKSMKETEVQRLSVLLHTLQDTALTAMELLDACCADLPEDLALPDEKTIRSDLKYLEEVGVIRKEPGGRPYRYALQQDVLTELTVEEQLELYDFVDMMANTQVPSVQGYLLRDSLKKAITASFPQEEATEPYIYKYHYYSRILDEAHLYTLLSAIRQRKRVQFLYYSPKKPSSYSSQNTNPRFEREAGGRSNRIVPLEVIYDHQYGRWYVIGYQGRRGFVKFRMEGITQLEEEDSVEEEYMLELKQQWTDISRYSWLVDTGNTVTVQARFFHPERGQRNFILDRVRLQGQWGKIIPETDHTFLYEIQVNGTTEIKPWLRSFGSSCEIIAPQRLRQEMIKEWKEIAGYYEPVREDVQLPDDDPTE
- a CDS encoding TROVE domain-containing protein → MSRAKQLFNQPQPTTRNHGGYGAYERLVEEQYIQMLMTNTLNNTFYTDTQQLMDDAMVSHQEMAEVDVGFMARALVYARNEGLMRLQPLYGLALLSKADVDQFAKVFSQVVQTPADLADFLTILRGLGRGQGGRAVKRQVSLFLNGISEYWAIKYNGHGRGYSLGDMIATAHPKPIDMKQQALFRYLRGHEVDLTELPQLQALEELKATPNPASRMHLIEKGKLPYSVVTSIMQPTRTVWEALMSQMPAFALLRHLNAMDRAGVFEKSKNIDYVTGRLTDAEALRKSRILPFRFASAYEMIAREELRDALRQAVELSIGNLPTLPGRTAIFLDRSGSMQGDYLRIGSVLALALYKQTRGNALFWLFDHMVEDARPKMDESILSQAHRIRAQGGTDTGRPVRELRDIGEKVDQIMMITDEQQNEGSPLYAELERYRRMMNPELKAFIVDIAPYRQAMVPPRDGKTFYIYGWSETVLTYIAETVAGYDTLANRVRAMEI
- a CDS encoding nucleotidyltransferase domain-containing protein, which codes for MTYVHEEMRDTIRQQLKQIEQEEQVRIIYACESGSRAWGFPSQDSDYDVRFLYVRPLEWYLSIEDKRDVIERPISDQLDINGWDLRKALKLFRKSNPPLLEWLQSPIQYDEEYGVAQHIRALSPLTFSPKSCMYHYLNMAKGNFRDYLQGEQVKIKKYFYVLRPLLACGWIERYDAMPPMAFEELVQELVPATTPLYTEIHELLRRKKAGEELDLEPQLPAIQAFLAEKMEHFERLAGQMENEQIIQFEELDRIFRLALQEVWGNN
- a CDS encoding 3' terminal RNA ribose 2'-O-methyltransferase Hen1; translated protein: MHLILKASGADAGIVSHLLAKNPLNIYDRVDKGVRVRMVYTTATENETEVLIHAEPDPVDLVRGTPDGYDITQYINDREFVTSSLFCSYIRGALGTALNGKPKEGYVQWVGHSFELELTFGPVASDLPDRVVEELFSPLGYAVSMERGELSYSFDLKNKSTVRHITLRGRNTVQHALRQLFLLIPVLDNYKHYFISEDEIDKIKRYGEGWLDAHPLKELIVKRTLRFAELIRQYERQEGALSASLGQERETGHTSDTVIQENNVGHQEDREQDQRESESVSNGVQSETPVRLNELRYRAITDVVSALPVKRSIVDMGAGEGKLSARLAFVPGVESILAVEPSGQSRLRAMERFAKLEGRSGVVAMPEPIIGSLFYFDEQMQNQDVMILCEVIEHIEEYRLNRIMDTIMNEYQPEVLLVTTPNKEYNEVYAMEQESFRHHDHRFEWTRAELAIRCEEWTQQGSYGYEIKGIGENAEGYGQPTQLVIFERRKESQS